In the Perca flavescens isolate YP-PL-M2 chromosome 20, PFLA_1.0, whole genome shotgun sequence genome, one interval contains:
- the ankrd63 gene encoding uncharacterized protein ankrd63, with protein MMRPKDLRQGSGTKTFLDAMHGGKVHLARFILDALDGRIINSKTENSRTPLMHAVCLQDSRSRAKFTQLLLEKGADVNCQDEDGRTALSHACEMGHLDVVKLLVQFNADPDIFDAWGNSALMYAAFSGHSQVLEFLVRAFKRLGLKLNKTNNAGHSAIEVANFFGHNQCVQILNFPCRRGVGSDDPLADSVTIDEGECRLPNRLPRHVVERFSKQLNNNEDQLPGIFQRQLKIGDSSGLWNSSRCPRSQSQDNNHHHSWALPPQIETSKIEGDNSVRVTAKQLQNCQLRELRAKTLNSLPEPSQKDVSRDTGLQEKTLVSFPLWGKAKSFNLDLRSSRKQSYQGDVRDISLSASKLKRASLQDERCLIDKMDCQGNTRGMTNDADKTVSVPKPLLNGKSQPVLGLEENVKSQRKEANDIAPPSRREQQKRGSFGPTGRHNKLLFAREELEPGKIPSRTPGLMGLGNRLLRRFTAPEFMRLVIDSSSGSSNGRGRISRSETFPLSHTHQRVNSQPSVDSISGVKCEFESCSSQSALN; from the coding sequence ATGATGCGGCCGAAAGATTTACGCCAGGGCTCTGGCACCAAGACCTTCCTAGATGCCATGCACGGTGGTAAAGTTCACCTCGCACGCTTCATCCTGGACGCCTTGGACGGACGCATCATCAACTCTAAGACCGAAAACAGCCGCACCCCGCTCATGCACGCTGTCTGCCTGCAAGACTCTAGGAGCAGGGCCAAGTTCAcccagctgctgctggagaaagGGGCTGATGTCAACTGTCAGGATGAGGACGGTCGCACTGCCCTGAGCCATGCCTGTGAGATGGGTCACCTGGACGTGGTCAAGCTTTTAGTGCAGTTCAATGCTGACCCAGACATCTTTGACGCCTGGGGTAACAGCGCTCTGATGTATGCTGCCTTTTCTGGGCACAGCCAGGTTCTGGAGTTTCTGGTCCGGGCTTTTAAAAGACTGGGACTGAAGCTGAACAAAACCAATAATGCTGGTCACTCAGCCATCGAGGTGGCCAACTTCTTCGGACACAACCAGTGTGTGCAGATTCTGAATTTTCCTTGCAGGAGGGGTGTTGGCAGTGATGATCCACTTGCTGATTCGGTTACCATCGATGAAGGAGAGTGCCGGCTGCCCAACAGGCTCCCCAGGCATGTTGTGGAGAGGTTCTCCAAGCAGCTGAATAATAATGAAGACCAACTGCCAGGGATATTTCAGAGACAGCTGAAGATTGGAGACAGCAGCGGACTGTGGAACAGCTCCAGATGTCCCAGGAGCCAATCTCAAGACAACAACCATCACCACAGCTGGGCTCTGCCTCCTCAGATAGAGACAAGCAAGATTGAAGGGGATAACAGCGTTCGCGTCACTGCCAAACAACTACAAAACTGCCAGCTTAGAGAACTAAGAGCTAAAACACTGAACTCTCTGCCTGAGCCAAGCCAGAAAGATGTCAGTCGAGACACTGGACTCCAAGAGAAAACACTAGTAAGTTTTCCTCTCTGGGGAAAAGCAAAGTCATTTAACCTGGACCTTCGGAGCAGCAGAAAGCAGTCCTATCAGGGTGATGTGCGTGACATTAGCCTGTCAGCCAGCAAATTAAAGAGAGCATCGCTACAGGATGAGAGATGCCTGATAGACAAGATGGACTGTCAAGGGAACACCCGGGGCATGACAAACGATGCCGACAAAACTGTCTCGGTGCCAAAACCTCTTTTAAACGGCAAGAGTCAGCCTGTGCTAGGACTCGAGGAGAATGTTAAATCACAGAGAAAAGAGGCTAATGACATAGCTCCACCAagcagaagagagcagcagAAGAGGGGAAGCTTTGGCCCGACTGGCAGACACAACAAACTGCTGTTTGCCAGAGAGGAGCTGGAGCCTGGGAAGATCCCAAGCCGTACGCCAGGGTTAATGGGCCTGGGGAACAGACTGCTGCGTCGATTCACTGCACCAGAGTTCATGAGGCTGGTGATAGACAGTTCGTCTGGATCCTCAAACGGCCGAGGGCGGATTTCGCGCTCCGaaacctttcctctctctcacacacatcagCGGGTCAACAGCCAGCCGAGCGTTGACAGCATCAGCGGAGTGAAGTGTGAGTTTGAAAGCTGCTCGTCTCAGTCTGCCCTCAATTAG